In the Quercus lobata isolate SW786 chromosome 5, ValleyOak3.0 Primary Assembly, whole genome shotgun sequence genome, one interval contains:
- the LOC115988351 gene encoding probable NAD(P)H dehydrogenase (quinone) FQR1-like 1, with protein sequence MATKVYIVYYSTYGHVEKLAEKIKKGAESVEGVEANLWQVPETLSDEVLGKLGAPPKSDVPIITSSELAEADGVLFGFPTRFGMMAAQFKAFLDSTGTLWRTQQLAGKPAGLFYSTGSQGGGQETTPLTAITQLVHHGMIFVPIGYTFGAGMFEMEKVRGGTPYGAGTYAGDGSRQPSELELDIAFHQGKYFAGISKKLKGTA encoded by the exons ATGGCTACCAAAGTTTATATTGT TTACTATTCTACCTATGGACATGTTGAGAAGCTGGCTGAAAAGATAAAGAAAGGAGCTGAATCCGTGGAAGGAGTGGAAGCAAATCTGTGGCAG GTACCCGAGACATTGTCTGATGAAGTTCTTGGGAAGTTGGGCGCACCACCAAAGAGTGATGTACCTATCATTACTTCTAGCGAGCTAGCTGAGGCTGATGGTGTACTTTTTGGTTTCCCAACTAGATTTGGAATGATGGCTGCACAATTCAAAGCGTTTCTAGATTCAACTGGAACGCTATGGAGAACTCAACAGCTTGCAGGCAAGCCTGCAGGACTTTTCTATAGCACTGGATCCCAGGGAGGCGGACAAGAGACTACACC CTTGACAGCCATTACTCAGCTTGTTCACCATGGAATGATCTTTGTGCCCATCGGGTACACATTTGGAGCTGGCATGTTCGAGATGGAGAAGGTGAGAGGTGGCACTCCTTATGGTGCAGGAACTTATGCTGGGGACGGATCAAGACAGCCTTCTGAGCTAGAGTTGGACATAGCTTTCCACCAGGGAAAGTATTTTGCTGGCATTTCAAAGAAACTCAAGGGAACAGCTTGA